One Candidatus Culexarchaeum yellowstonense genomic region harbors:
- a CDS encoding thiamine pyrophosphate-dependent enzyme — MKHYAIKYLREEVLPTPFCPGCGNGMIMNALFKALTELGYENLRNFVFCSGIGCGAWIPSPHFKADTIHTLHGRAIPVATGIKLMKPELNVIVISGDGDLAGIGLSHLIHAARRELGIKVIMVNNMIYGMTGGQVSPTTPKDVKTTTTPYGNIEKPLDVTKIMAAMKIPYVAKWTTYHMIPLKNSIKKIINVDKFSFIEVISQCPTNYGRNVGFRKPFEMLKWFKENSIPISKAKDMKEEELEGKIIVGEYINQIE; from the coding sequence ATGAAGCACTACGCCATAAAGTACTTAAGAGAAGAAGTATTGCCAACACCATTCTGCCCAGGATGCGGAAATGGAATGATAATGAATGCACTATTCAAAGCATTAACCGAACTTGGATATGAAAATCTTAGAAACTTCGTATTCTGCAGCGGAATAGGCTGCGGAGCATGGATTCCCTCACCACACTTCAAAGCAGACACCATACACACACTACATGGAAGAGCCATACCAGTAGCTACAGGAATAAAGTTGATGAAACCAGAACTCAACGTGATCGTTATAAGTGGAGATGGAGATCTAGCAGGGATAGGATTAAGTCACCTAATACACGCTGCTAGAAGAGAGCTTGGAATAAAAGTAATAATGGTAAACAACATGATATATGGAATGACCGGAGGACAAGTATCCCCAACAACGCCTAAAGATGTAAAAACAACCACAACACCATACGGAAACATAGAGAAACCGCTGGATGTAACTAAGATAATGGCAGCCATGAAAATCCCCTACGTCGCTAAATGGACAACCTACCACATGATACCATTAAAAAACTCAATAAAAAAGATAATTAATGTGGATAAATTCTCATTCATAGAAGTTATAAGTCAATGCCCAACAAACTATGGAAGAAACGTGGGATTCAGAAAACCATTTGAAATGCTAAAATGGTTTAAAGAGAATTCAATACCAATATCTAAGGCAAAGGATATGAAAGAGGAGGAACTTGAGGGGAAGATAATTGTTGGAGAATATATAAATCAAATAGAGTGA
- the hxlB gene encoding 6-phospho-3-hexuloisomerase — protein MPLEAMKEFLNVIVTFISKLGSVIDEAQVEKLINTLIYAQAAKHSIFVIGAGRSGLVARAFAMRLMHLGFQVYVVGETITPAAGKGDVLLAISGSGSTGIVVDVAQAAKKVGCTVIAITSHPDSPLGQLADQVVYVPGRTKISETTDYFSRQVLGLHEPLAPLGTLFEIAATIFLESLVGELMKRLGKTEEDLKSRHATLEGL, from the coding sequence ATGCCTCTCGAAGCTATGAAGGAGTTTCTGAACGTTATTGTCACTTTTATAAGTAAGCTCGGCTCCGTTATAGATGAAGCTCAAGTTGAAAAGTTAATAAATACTTTGATATATGCTCAAGCAGCCAAACACTCAATCTTCGTTATAGGTGCAGGTAGATCTGGACTTGTGGCAAGAGCCTTCGCCATGAGACTAATGCATCTAGGTTTTCAAGTATATGTTGTTGGGGAGACAATAACCCCAGCAGCTGGGAAGGGGGATGTACTACTGGCAATATCTGGCTCCGGTAGTACTGGAATAGTTGTTGATGTCGCTCAAGCAGCAAAGAAAGTTGGTTGCACAGTTATAGCCATAACTTCTCATCCAGATTCACCTCTAGGTCAATTGGCAGATCAGGTGGTTTATGTTCCCGGTAGAACTAAGATATCAGAAACTACTGACTACTTTTCTAGGCAAGTACTGGGTTTGCATGAACCATTAGCTCCACTTGGGACGCTCTTTGAAATAGCTGCCACAATATTTTTGGAGTCTTTAGTGGGTGAGCTTATGAAGAGATTGGGGAAAACAGAAGAAGATTTAAAAAGTAGGCATGCGACTCTTGAGGGGCTGTGA
- a CDS encoding helix-hairpin-helix domain-containing protein, protein MSILRILVDERERGSKVPSYLNEMGLYVLYRQLPVGDYIISSDCAVERKSIKDFVNSIVEGRIFDQAYRLSQSYYKSAIIVEGDVDYAYTTLKAGAKAFHGAISTIWINLGVSFFFTKDEYETAELLFSMVKHEQGEFRKSIMVKGKSRASSLSEKQLLVVSSFPGIGYKLAIRLLNTFGSIKNIVLASAVELSTVKGLSRSKAEKLVDFFNAKFEGLRELSNQNTLSLDKWKDFKG, encoded by the coding sequence TTGTCTATTTTAAGGATATTGGTTGATGAGCGGGAGAGGGGTTCAAAGGTCCCCTCATACCTAAATGAGATGGGCCTATACGTTTTATATCGCCAACTACCTGTCGGTGACTACATAATTTCAAGCGATTGTGCTGTGGAGAGGAAGAGTATCAAGGATTTTGTTAATAGCATTGTTGAAGGCAGAATTTTTGATCAGGCATACAGACTTTCTCAATCTTATTACAAGTCTGCAATAATTGTTGAGGGTGATGTGGATTATGCATACACTACTCTTAAGGCTGGAGCTAAGGCTTTTCATGGTGCCATCTCAACGATATGGATTAATTTGGGCGTTTCCTTCTTTTTCACAAAGGATGAGTATGAAACTGCAGAACTCTTGTTTTCCATGGTAAAACATGAGCAGGGTGAATTTAGGAAATCAATTATGGTTAAAGGTAAGTCTAGGGCATCCAGTTTAAGTGAAAAACAGTTACTGGTTGTTAGTAGTTTTCCTGGTATTGGATATAAACTGGCTATTAGACTTTTAAATACATTTGGATCAATAAAGAATATCGTTTTGGCATCGGCCGTCGAATTATCTACAGTTAAAGGTTTGAGTAGAAGTAAAGCTGAGAAGCTGGTGGATTTCTTTAATGCAAAGTTTGAAGGTTTAAGGGAGTTATCGAATCAAAACACCTTAAGCTTGGATAAATGGAAAGATTTTAAGGGTTGA
- a CDS encoding 2-oxoacid:acceptor oxidoreductase family protein, producing the protein MIKIRICGFGGQGILLAGEILGTAAMIEGKYSSEMGSYGAEARGTTTVSDVIISDRKISFPVIDECDILIAMSQQAFNTNAKFVKKDGIIIIDEDLVRIPENLTQKVFKIRATKIAEEKFGRLAANMIILGYLAGKTKIVSTESLKKAVKSRVTRMVEANLAAIDEGAKLAHEEGVQV; encoded by the coding sequence ATGATTAAAATAAGAATTTGCGGATTTGGCGGACAAGGAATACTATTGGCAGGCGAAATACTAGGCACTGCAGCAATGATTGAAGGTAAATATTCCTCAGAAATGGGAAGCTATGGAGCGGAGGCCAGGGGAACTACAACTGTAAGTGATGTTATAATATCTGATAGGAAAATAAGCTTCCCAGTAATCGATGAATGCGACATACTCATTGCAATGAGTCAACAAGCATTCAACACAAACGCCAAATTTGTAAAAAAGGATGGCATAATAATAATTGATGAAGACCTGGTGAGGATCCCAGAAAATTTAACCCAGAAGGTATTCAAAATTAGGGCAACAAAAATCGCTGAGGAAAAGTTTGGAAGGTTAGCTGCAAACATGATTATATTGGGATACCTAGCTGGAAAAACGAAAATTGTAAGTACAGAGTCATTGAAGAAAGCAGTGAAGAGTAGAGTTACAAGAATGGTGGAAGCAAATCTAGCAGCCATAGATGAAGGAGCTAAACTAGCCCATGAAGAAGGAGTACAAGTTTAA
- a CDS encoding winged helix-turn-helix transcriptional regulator, with protein MFDWRESPTFRKYSKAIDKTCQKIIKALHETGTNNLSLLAKKTGMSPALVHYYYDKLTSKNILKLKVKVNVVNMGLQPIEIIFKDEGLGKEPGLESYLKSIEYWRNIEKYYVQMDTYWHVYFNIPREAINDFNKYIRNVSEKADIRIVYMNTNPVDINPKPNVDWFKDEERRWEFKWNEWVDEVVLSSREVDFTVQKMGEFVVLDKPDVFIIQKLEEDAETSFKEMANEMGVTPPTVRYHYYKHLVKYDIIEGYEAILKLFPESISINILGHIQFTNRKNMNNFIASLEGKPFSSRVLANLEDNRATVYFYIPFDQIVELNRALINIKRAGIIKDCIMGLIDYKSKMEKPLPMNLYEKGSWKNIF; from the coding sequence ATGTTTGATTGGAGAGAAAGCCCAACCTTCAGAAAATATTCAAAAGCAATAGATAAAACATGCCAAAAAATAATAAAGGCATTACATGAAACAGGAACAAATAATTTATCTTTACTAGCAAAGAAGACTGGAATGTCCCCTGCACTAGTACACTACTACTATGACAAACTGACGAGCAAGAACATACTGAAACTGAAGGTGAAAGTCAACGTGGTAAACATGGGGCTACAACCCATAGAAATCATATTTAAAGATGAAGGTTTAGGGAAAGAGCCCGGTTTAGAATCATATTTAAAGAGCATTGAATATTGGAGAAATATAGAGAAGTACTATGTGCAGATGGACACCTACTGGCACGTATACTTCAATATACCAAGAGAAGCCATAAATGACTTCAACAAATATATAAGGAATGTTAGTGAAAAAGCCGATATAAGAATTGTATACATGAATACAAATCCAGTAGATATTAATCCCAAGCCAAATGTGGACTGGTTTAAAGATGAAGAGAGAAGATGGGAGTTTAAATGGAATGAATGGGTAGATGAGGTAGTTCTCAGCAGTAGGGAAGTAGATTTCACTGTACAAAAAATGGGAGAATTTGTAGTGCTAGATAAACCAGATGTATTTATAATTCAAAAACTTGAAGAAGATGCAGAAACATCCTTCAAAGAAATGGCGAACGAGATGGGCGTCACTCCGCCAACCGTCAGATACCACTACTACAAACATCTGGTGAAATATGATATCATCGAAGGTTATGAAGCAATATTAAAGCTATTCCCAGAAAGCATATCAATAAACATTTTGGGACATATTCAATTCACAAATAGAAAGAATATGAACAACTTTATAGCCTCATTAGAAGGGAAGCCATTCTCCAGTAGAGTGTTAGCAAACTTAGAGGATAACAGGGCGACAGTATACTTCTACATACCATTCGATCAAATAGTGGAATTAAATAGGGCATTGATTAATATAAAAAGGGCAGGTATAATAAAGGATTGCATTATGGGATTAATAGATTATAAATCAAAAATGGAGAAACCCCTACCAATGAATTTGTATGAGAAAGGAAGTTGGAAAAACATTTTTTAA
- a CDS encoding elongation factor EF-2, translating to MVKYKTTEQILKIMDELDNVRNIGTLAHVDHGKTTLSDSLLMAAGLISPKVAGKALALDYVPIEQMRQMTVKAANVSLYHEYDGNAYLVNLVDTPGHVDFTGHVTRSLRVMDGAIVVVDAVEGVMTQTETVVRQGLEERVRPLLYVNKIDRLIRELKLTPEEVQQKLMEIIRDFNNLIELYAEPEFKDAWKINPSKGQMAFGSALHKWGLTIPIAQKAGIKFSEIVKAYEKGGEEVSRLADEFPLYKAILDMVVQHIPSPRAAQKYRIPKIWRGDIDSEIGKSMLNCDPKGPLVICVSKMVADPHAGLVATGRVFSGTATSGDEVYLMMAKSTGRIQQVGLYMGPYREVVDRVLAGNIVALLGLDNARAGETVVGIDYKDSMVPFEKLAYISEPVVTVAIEPKKSADLPRLVDTLRKMAIEDPTLHVKINEETGEYLISGMGTLHLEIALWDLRQRTGGMEVDVSPPIVVYRESIKGSAGPIEGKSPNKHNRIYISIEPLDEVTIKLLSTGAVYEDQDWRVRAKILRSEAGWDADEARGIMAIDQYLNIFVDVTKGIQYLRDIKDTLISAFRWSMEAGPLAQEPIRGVKVKLVDAMVHEDPAHRGPAQIMPATKNAIFAAFLSASPILLEPVLKLEAKVPQEFVSGLLRVITSKRGKIIAMEDQKLLMFVRCHIPVSETFDLSDQIRGATQGKCFWSTEFSHWGVVPQQLAEELIRQIRKRKGLPPNPPKVEDFLSP from the coding sequence TTGGTTAAGTATAAGACTACTGAGCAAATTTTAAAGATAATGGATGAGCTGGATAATGTTAGGAATATTGGTACTTTGGCTCATGTGGATCATGGCAAAACCACATTGTCAGATTCTCTTCTAATGGCAGCTGGACTTATTTCGCCCAAGGTTGCTGGTAAAGCTTTGGCTTTGGATTATGTGCCTATAGAGCAGATGAGGCAAATGACGGTAAAAGCGGCTAATGTATCTCTTTACCACGAGTATGACGGCAATGCCTATCTAGTTAACCTCGTTGATACTCCTGGTCACGTTGATTTTACTGGTCATGTAACTAGATCCCTTCGAGTTATGGATGGAGCTATAGTTGTGGTCGATGCTGTTGAAGGTGTTATGACACAGACGGAAACCGTTGTGAGGCAAGGGTTAGAGGAGCGTGTAAGACCTCTATTATATGTTAATAAGATTGATAGGTTGATTAGGGAGCTTAAATTAACTCCTGAGGAAGTTCAGCAAAAACTTATGGAAATAATTAGGGATTTCAATAATTTAATTGAATTGTATGCTGAGCCTGAATTTAAAGATGCTTGGAAAATTAACCCATCGAAAGGTCAAATGGCATTTGGTTCCGCGCTTCATAAGTGGGGTTTAACGATACCTATTGCTCAGAAGGCTGGAATCAAATTCAGTGAGATAGTTAAAGCTTATGAGAAGGGGGGTGAAGAAGTTTCTCGGCTAGCTGATGAATTCCCATTGTATAAAGCAATCTTAGATATGGTTGTTCAGCATATTCCAAGTCCAAGAGCTGCTCAGAAGTATAGGATACCAAAGATTTGGCGTGGTGATATTGATAGTGAAATAGGTAAATCTATGCTTAATTGCGATCCGAAGGGGCCATTGGTCATCTGTGTAAGCAAAATGGTTGCCGATCCACATGCAGGTCTAGTGGCCACTGGGAGGGTTTTTAGCGGCACAGCTACCAGTGGCGATGAAGTATATCTTATGATGGCTAAAAGTACTGGTAGAATTCAGCAAGTTGGATTATATATGGGTCCTTATAGGGAGGTTGTGGATAGAGTTTTAGCTGGAAACATTGTGGCTTTGCTTGGATTGGATAATGCAAGAGCTGGGGAAACTGTGGTCGGCATTGATTATAAAGATTCCATGGTTCCCTTCGAAAAGTTAGCCTATATTAGTGAGCCCGTGGTTACTGTGGCCATTGAACCAAAGAAGAGTGCTGATCTGCCACGTTTAGTTGATACTTTAAGGAAAATGGCTATTGAAGATCCCACTTTACACGTCAAGATAAATGAGGAAACTGGAGAATACCTCATCAGCGGTATGGGAACTTTGCATCTTGAGATTGCCTTATGGGATTTACGCCAAAGAACTGGGGGTATGGAGGTAGATGTGTCGCCACCAATAGTGGTGTATAGGGAGAGTATTAAGGGGTCTGCTGGGCCAATTGAAGGTAAATCTCCAAATAAGCATAACCGTATATACATTAGTATTGAGCCATTAGATGAAGTGACGATAAAGCTGCTTAGCACTGGTGCCGTGTATGAAGATCAAGATTGGCGTGTAAGAGCTAAAATTTTGCGTTCTGAAGCTGGGTGGGATGCTGATGAAGCTAGGGGTATAATGGCCATAGATCAGTATCTTAACATATTTGTGGATGTAACAAAGGGTATTCAATATTTAAGGGATATTAAAGATACGTTGATTTCAGCTTTCAGATGGTCTATGGAGGCAGGTCCATTGGCTCAAGAACCTATTAGAGGTGTTAAAGTTAAGTTAGTGGACGCTATGGTTCATGAAGATCCAGCTCATAGGGGTCCAGCCCAAATAATGCCTGCAACGAAGAACGCAATTTTCGCCGCATTCCTATCTGCCTCTCCTATACTTTTGGAGCCTGTTCTAAAGTTAGAAGCTAAAGTACCTCAAGAATTCGTTAGCGGCTTGCTTCGTGTTATAACTTCTAAGAGAGGTAAAATAATAGCTATGGAAGATCAGAAGCTATTAATGTTTGTTAGATGCCATATACCTGTTTCAGAAACTTTTGACTTGTCTGATCAAATTAGAGGTGCAACGCAGGGTAAATGCTTCTGGAGTACTGAATTCTCCCATTGGGGTGTAGTTCCTCAGCAGCTCGCTGAAGAATTGATCAGGCAGATTAGGAAGAGGAAGGGGTTACCTCCAAATCCGCCAAAGGTTGAAGACTTCCTTTCACCATAA
- a CDS encoding sugar phosphate isomerase/epimerase: MDKFFNAGLSSLCFISKDFNYALNFIASSGISVWEVVDDGLHFLDSNRIKKLLALSSSLNMTLSLHAPYTSVNISASNYRARRFSMDMYRESVEHAHQLGCRFIVFHPGLLDSFTYLFRDLNEPILDGINFLLSIGDLCSDYGVTPLIENLATDRSTILKVEDFKSFFSKSNSFKMALDISHAHVMNSFNSYIDSLRDRIAYFHISGNDGLADRHWPLDMGTPFWKDYLKKVFNCNLNGPLIIENLSYSESLKSLNVLKLFLGSEVST; encoded by the coding sequence TTGGATAAGTTTTTCAATGCTGGCTTATCTTCTCTCTGCTTTATATCAAAGGATTTTAATTATGCTTTAAACTTCATAGCTTCTTCTGGAATTTCAGTTTGGGAGGTTGTGGATGACGGTTTGCATTTCCTTGACTCTAATAGAATTAAAAAGCTGTTGGCTCTTTCATCATCCCTAAATATGACTTTAAGTTTACATGCTCCATATACTTCAGTTAACATTTCAGCATCAAATTATAGGGCTAGAAGATTTAGTATGGATATGTATAGGGAGTCTGTGGAGCATGCACATCAACTGGGATGTAGATTCATAGTTTTCCATCCTGGGCTGCTTGACTCCTTTACATATCTGTTTAGAGATTTAAATGAGCCTATATTGGATGGAATAAACTTCCTCTTATCGATTGGAGATTTATGTAGTGATTATGGGGTAACTCCATTGATAGAAAACTTGGCAACTGATAGGTCCACAATACTTAAGGTTGAAGATTTCAAAAGTTTCTTTAGTAAATCAAACAGTTTTAAGATGGCATTGGATATATCCCATGCCCATGTTATGAATTCTTTCAATTCGTATATTGATTCTCTACGCGATAGGATAGCATATTTTCATATTAGTGGTAACGATGGTTTAGCTGATAGGCACTGGCCTCTTGATATGGGTACTCCGTTTTGGAAGGATTATCTTAAAAAGGTTTTTAATTGCAATTTGAATGGGCCTTTGATAATAGAAAATCTCTCTTACTCTGAATCGTTAAAAAGTTTGAATGTTTTGAAGCTATTTCTTGGAAGTGAAGTTTCCACGTAG
- a CDS encoding cytidine/deoxycytidylate deaminase family protein: MQKDNSARPSWDEYFMKIAHIVKERSTCLRRNVGAVLVKDKHILSTGYNGAPKGLPHCSETGCLRDKLNVPSGQRHELCRGVHAEQNAIIQAAVFGVSTRGATLYVTDFPCSICAKMIINAEIKEVVYDSPYEDPVSMDLLKSAGIIVRQFQIKTN, translated from the coding sequence TTGCAAAAGGACAATTCTGCTAGGCCGTCATGGGATGAATATTTTATGAAGATCGCCCACATAGTGAAGGAAAGATCCACATGTTTAAGAAGAAATGTTGGCGCTGTACTCGTTAAAGATAAACATATTCTGTCTACTGGATATAATGGTGCCCCAAAGGGTTTGCCTCATTGCTCTGAGACTGGATGTTTAAGGGATAAACTGAACGTCCCTTCCGGTCAGAGACATGAGCTTTGCAGAGGAGTTCATGCGGAGCAAAATGCAATAATACAAGCTGCTGTTTTCGGAGTTAGCACTCGTGGTGCAACATTATATGTTACTGATTTCCCCTGTTCTATCTGTGCAAAGATGATAATAAATGCTGAAATAAAGGAAGTCGTTTATGACTCTCCATATGAAGATCCTGTCTCCATGGATTTATTGAAGTCCGCTGGAATTATTGTAAGGCAATTCCAAATAAAGACAAACTAA
- a CDS encoding sugar phosphate nucleotidyltransferase, giving the protein MNTLKELMEEAEKTQVVMPIGGKAKRMGLQNVNKALIKVAGKTLLEREIELYRNCGFKKFKLLIGHLGEEVIEYADNGEKWGVEIQYSMDPNVEKVGKGKALKNALINGVIERDKRALITFPDDLKLNRFLPLMLLAQHIHGVEKYGILATSVLITSTTYPYGVAEIDEVGRIKRFVEKPQLNILTHIGMCIIEPEVYQLIDKLIDIGSQEAIEYEATVLPELARMGKLYSLTLYANDKDDWIPINTLKELEQAEKYLSQKSKPL; this is encoded by the coding sequence ATGAACACATTAAAGGAGTTAATGGAGGAAGCAGAGAAAACGCAAGTAGTAATGCCAATAGGGGGGAAAGCTAAAAGAATGGGTTTACAAAATGTAAATAAGGCATTAATAAAAGTCGCCGGTAAAACGCTACTTGAAAGAGAAATAGAGCTATATAGAAATTGTGGATTCAAGAAGTTTAAATTATTAATAGGCCATTTAGGCGAAGAGGTTATTGAGTATGCAGACAATGGAGAGAAATGGGGGGTTGAAATACAATATTCAATGGATCCAAATGTTGAGAAGGTGGGTAAGGGAAAAGCTTTGAAAAATGCATTGATAAATGGGGTTATAGAGAGAGATAAGAGGGCACTAATAACATTCCCGGATGATTTGAAATTAAACAGATTCCTACCGCTAATGTTGCTTGCACAACACATACATGGTGTGGAGAAATATGGCATTCTCGCCACATCAGTACTGATAACTTCAACAACATACCCCTATGGCGTGGCTGAAATAGATGAAGTTGGAAGAATAAAGAGATTTGTGGAAAAACCACAATTAAACATATTAACACATATAGGAATGTGCATAATAGAACCGGAAGTATACCAATTAATAGATAAACTCATAGATATAGGAAGTCAAGAGGCAATAGAATATGAGGCAACAGTATTACCAGAACTAGCTAGAATGGGTAAATTGTACAGTTTAACTCTGTATGCAAACGATAAGGATGACTGGATACCAATAAATACATTGAAAGAATTGGAGCAAGCGGAAAAATATCTCTCACAGAAATCTAAACCTCTATAG
- a CDS encoding mRNA surveillance protein pelota — translation MRIINFDEKSGEMVLKIEDEDDLWLLHNIIDRDDEVYARTTREIDMGNKSVRKSMYIGIKVDKVEFQPFTNRLRIHGTIIYHPEKYEEYGFLGSHHTINVKVSDEIKIKKSKWQKYIIKQIERSCGKSEKVLIISIDDEEAAAGVLRSYGLEIIFEMQLKIPGKREIEAREEKVNKELREISKKIMEIIERRDIEILVISGISYMREKLTEKILEDIKGLKKKPKIISEDTSNGGVRGLYETIKRESIIKALEKIKMIEDNKIVGEYLQTLIKEPSMAIYGLNDVYNASKLGIIKTLLISNRKLKTYDEEKEKIEEVIENVEKYNGEIRIISDESEAGRELNSIGGIAAILRYRMENPFKNINTNIKS, via the coding sequence ATGAGAATAATAAATTTTGACGAAAAAAGTGGGGAAATGGTATTGAAGATAGAAGATGAAGACGATCTCTGGCTACTCCACAACATAATTGATAGAGACGATGAAGTATACGCTAGAACAACTAGAGAAATAGACATGGGAAATAAAAGCGTGAGAAAGAGCATGTACATTGGAATAAAGGTAGATAAAGTGGAATTTCAACCATTCACAAATAGGCTTAGAATTCACGGCACAATAATATATCATCCAGAAAAATACGAGGAATACGGATTCCTAGGAAGCCACCACACAATAAACGTAAAAGTTTCAGATGAAATAAAGATAAAAAAGAGTAAGTGGCAAAAATACATAATAAAGCAGATAGAAAGAAGCTGTGGAAAAAGCGAGAAAGTCTTGATAATATCAATTGACGATGAAGAAGCAGCTGCAGGAGTATTAAGAAGTTATGGATTGGAAATAATTTTTGAAATGCAACTCAAAATCCCAGGAAAAAGGGAGATAGAAGCAAGGGAAGAAAAGGTGAATAAAGAACTAAGGGAAATTTCAAAGAAAATTATGGAAATCATAGAAAGGAGAGATATAGAAATACTGGTAATTTCCGGAATAAGCTACATGAGAGAGAAATTAACTGAAAAAATACTGGAAGATATAAAGGGATTAAAGAAGAAGCCAAAAATAATAAGCGAAGATACATCAAACGGCGGGGTAAGAGGACTTTATGAAACCATAAAGAGGGAAAGCATAATCAAAGCTCTTGAGAAGATAAAGATGATTGAAGACAATAAAATAGTTGGGGAATATCTACAAACACTCATAAAAGAACCGTCTATGGCAATCTATGGATTAAATGATGTATACAATGCATCAAAACTTGGAATTATAAAGACACTACTAATATCAAATAGAAAACTCAAAACTTATGATGAAGAAAAGGAGAAAATTGAAGAAGTAATAGAGAATGTTGAGAAATATAATGGAGAAATTAGGATAATATCGGATGAGAGCGAAGCTGGGAGAGAGTTAAATTCAATTGGAGGAATAGCTGCAATACTGAGATACAGAATGGAAAACCCCTTTAAAAATATTAACACTAATATTAAAAGTTAA
- a CDS encoding 2-oxoacid:acceptor oxidoreductase subunit alpha — MGEKHFIQGNIACAEAAIIAGCRFFAAYPITPASEIGERLSELLPSVGGRFIQMEDEIASINAVIGASWAGAKAMTATSGPGFSLMQEGIGYAFMTETPCVIVVVQRVGPATGQASKGAQGNFYQARWGTHGDYSAIVLAPNSVQEMFDLTIKAFNYAEEYRTPVILLADELTAHMFEPVEVPEKVEVKERRIALDNSEPFFDSKDPLKAPPMPKLGIGLNVLVTGSTHNEWGYRATSDPIVHRKLVTRLCYKIEGNAKKICEYEFDMHDGSKIGIISYGCSSRSAYGAIEILSEEGLKISHLRLKTLWPFPDWAVEELSSKVDAIIVPELSLGQLVREVERAAYDKTKIISLTKVGGGELIRPQEIIEVVRRL; from the coding sequence ATGGGTGAGAAACATTTCATTCAGGGCAATATTGCTTGTGCAGAAGCTGCAATAATTGCTGGATGCAGATTTTTCGCAGCCTACCCAATAACGCCAGCATCAGAAATAGGTGAAAGGCTATCCGAATTACTACCATCCGTTGGAGGTAGATTCATACAGATGGAAGATGAGATAGCTTCAATAAATGCTGTGATAGGGGCAAGCTGGGCTGGAGCAAAGGCCATGACCGCAACTAGCGGTCCAGGATTCAGCCTAATGCAAGAGGGGATCGGATATGCATTCATGACCGAAACGCCATGCGTGATAGTTGTTGTACAACGAGTTGGACCAGCCACGGGACAAGCCAGTAAAGGCGCTCAAGGAAACTTTTATCAAGCAAGATGGGGGACCCATGGAGATTATAGTGCAATAGTTTTGGCTCCAAATTCAGTTCAAGAAATGTTCGATTTAACAATAAAAGCATTTAATTATGCAGAGGAATATAGAACTCCAGTAATACTTCTCGCAGATGAATTAACTGCACACATGTTTGAACCAGTAGAAGTTCCGGAAAAAGTGGAGGTGAAGGAAAGAAGGATCGCCTTAGATAATTCTGAGCCTTTCTTCGACTCCAAAGATCCATTAAAAGCGCCTCCAATGCCGAAGCTTGGTATAGGGTTAAATGTTCTCGTAACTGGATCAACACATAATGAGTGGGGATACAGGGCAACATCAGATCCAATTGTACATAGAAAACTTGTCACAAGATTATGTTACAAGATAGAGGGGAATGCTAAAAAGATATGTGAATACGAATTTGATATGCATGATGGCTCCAAGATAGGAATAATATCGTATGGTTGCTCATCAAGATCAGCCTATGGAGCCATCGAAATTTTAAGCGAAGAAGGTTTGAAAATTTCGCATTTAAGGTTAAAAACACTATGGCCATTCCCAGACTGGGCTGTTGAAGAATTATCAAGTAAAGTTGATGCAATAATAGTACCGGAATTAAGTTTAGGTCAACTGGTAAGAGAAGTGGAAAGAGCAGCCTATGATAAAACGAAAATAATATCTTTAACTAAGGTAGGGGGAGGGGAATTGATAAGACCACAAGAGATAATTGAAGTCGTGAGGAGGTTGTAA